The window CAGGGGCTGTTCGCGATGGACTACACGTCCGCGGCGACGGCGGGAGTGATCACGGCCATCCCGGTCCTGATCCTCACCCTCGTGGCACAGAAATGGATCATCCGCGGTATGACCGAGGGTGCGGTGAAAGGCTGATCATGGCACAGATCGAACTGGTGGGCGTCGAGAAGTCGTACGGACGCCCGAGGCGCGGGCACGAGGCCCGCAAGGCGGTCTCCGACCTCAGCTACGTGATCGAGGACGGGCACTTCGTCTCGCTGCTCGGTCCCTCCGGCTGCGGCAAGACCACCACGCTCGACATGATCGCCGGACTGGAGGACATCTCGGGCGGGGAGATCCTCATCGACGGGCGGCGGGTCGACGACCTCGACCCCGACAAGCGCGACCTGGCGTTCGTGTTCCAGGACTACGCGCTGTATCCGCACATGAGCGTCTACGAGAACATCGCGTTCGGGCTGCGCATGCGCAAGGTCGCCAAGGACGAGATCGACCGTCGGGTGCGCGACGCCGCCCGACGGCTCGACATCGCCCACGTGCTCGACGTGAAGCCCAAGAGCCTGTCGGGTGGACAGCGGCAGCGCGTCGCCCTCGCCCGCGCCATTGCCCGGCGCCCCGCGGTGTTCCTGTTCGACGAGCCGCTGTCGAACCTCGACGCGCTGCTGCGCGACCAGACCCGCAGCGAGCTCAAGGTGCTGCACCGCGAGCTCGGCGCGACCAGCGTCTACGTCACGCACGACCAGGAGGAGGCCATGACGCTCTCCGACCGGATCGCCGTGATGAGCCGCGGACGGCTGGAGCAGTACGGCAGCCCGTACGAGGTGTACCACGAGCCGGCGACCGAGTTCGTGGCGTCGTTCGTGGGCAAACCGCGCATGAACCTGTTCACGGCGAAGCGGGGCGAGCGTGGCAGGCACGTGCTCCCGGGGACCGCGTTCGGCGTGGAGTCGGGTGCGCTGCCCGAGGAGATCCGCGTCGGACTGCGCCCGGAGGAGTGCGACCTGCGGCGACCGCTGGCCGGTGAGCAGCCGCACGGCACCGTCGTCGCGGTGGAGCCGCTCGGCAACGTCTCCGACGTGCACCTCACGATGGGCGACGTCGAGTTCCTCGTGCGCGTCCCCGGGTTCGGCTCCTACGGCGTCGGCGACGCGGTGGTGGTCGACCTGACCCGCGCGCGCCTGCACTGCTTCGACCCCGAGACCGGGAGGCGCCTCGCCGTGTCGTGAGCCGGTTCCTCGCGCGGGTTCCACGGACTCCCGCGTTCCGGTTCAGCGGGTTCACAGGGTTAGGGTGGATGGTCGGCGGCCGCCGGGTCGCCCCATCCGAACCTCCGAGGAGCACTCGACGTGAGCCGAAATCCATCCTCCACGGCGCGCCGCCTGCGCCGCTTCGCCCGGACGGCGACCGCCTCCGCGCTCGCCGCGCTCGTCGCCGCCGGGGCGCTCCTCGCCGGAGCCGCGCCCGCCGCGGCCGAGGGCGAGACCTACGTGATCGGCACCGACACCACGTTCGCCCCGTTCGAGTTCACGGACGCGAACGGCGAGCTCGTCGGCATCGACATGGACCTGCTGCGCGCGATCGCGAAGGACCAGGGCTTCGAGGTCGAGATCCGCCAGCTGGGCTTCGACGCCGCCGTGCAGGCCCTCCAGTCCAACCAGGTCGACGCGGTGATGGCCGGCATGTCGATCACCGAGGAGCGCCAGCAGACGTTCGACTTCAGCGACCCGTACTTCACCAGCGGGGTGCAGCTGGGGGTGCTGGAGTCCAGCGACATCGAGTCGCTCGACGACCTCGACGGCAAGGCGGTCGCGGTCAAGACCGGCACGCAGGGCCAGACCTTCGCCGAGGAGAACCAGGAGAAGTACGGCTTCCGCATCACGCCGTACCAGGACACGACCGACATGGTCGACGCCGTGAAGGCCGGGCAGGCCGTCGGCTACTTCGAGGACTTCCCGGTGCTCGCGTACGGCATCCAGCAGGGGTCGGGCTTCCGGCTGATCGGCGACCCGGAGCTCGGCGGCGAGTACGGCTTCGCGGTCAACAAGGGGCAGAACGCCGAGCTGCTGAAGATGTTCAACGCGGGGCTCGCGAACCTCCAGGACTCGGGCGAGTACGACGAGATCGTCGACACGTACCTCGCCTCGGGTGAGGGCGAGCCGAGCGCGCAGCCCACCGACATCATCTCCGTCGCGGTGAAGTACTGGCCCGCGCTCATGCAGGGTCTGTGGCTCACGATCCTCGCCACGATCGTCGCGGTGGTCGCGGCCTTCATCCTCGGCATCATCTTCGGCTTCGGGCGCATCTCGAAGTTCGCGCCGTTCCGCTGGGTCGCCACGGCCTACGTGTACGTCTTCCGCGGCACCCCGATCCTGATCCAGGCGTTCTTCGTCTTCTTCGCGATCCCGCAGCTGATCCCCGACCTGAAGTTCGACCCGTTCGTGGCCGGCGCGATCACCCTGTCGCTCAACACCGGTGCGTACATGACCGAGATCATCCGCGGCGGCATCCAGGCGGTCGACCCCGGTCAGGCCGAGGCCTCGCGTTCGCTGGGCCTGAGCCACTGGAAGACGATGCGCAAGGTCGTGCTGCCGCAGGCGTTCCGCATCATGATCCCCTCGTTCGTGAACCAGGGCATCATCACCCTCAAGGACACCTCGCTCATCAGCGTGATCGGCCTCGCGGAGCTGACCTTCGTGTCGCGCCAGATCATCGCCTCCACCTACCTGTCGGCGCAGGTGCTCACCATCGTCGCCATCATCTACTTCGTCGTGATCACGCTGCTGACGCTGCTCGCGAACCGCCTGGAGAGGACGCTCAACGCATGAGCAAGATCGACGTCAGGAACCTGCACAAGTCGTTCGGCGACAACGAGGTCCTGAAGGGCATCGACCTCACGGTCGACGACGGCGAGGTCGTCGCGGTGATCGGGCCCTCCGGCTCGGGCAAGTCCACGCTGCTGCGCTGCCTCAACAAGCTCGAGGAGCCGACCTCGGGGCACGTCGTCATCGACGGCGTCGACCTCACCGACAAGAGCGTCAAGCTCGACGAGGTGCGCCAGCGCATCGGCATGGTCTTCCAGCACTTCAACCTGTTCCCGCACATGACCGTGCTGGAGAACATCACCCTCGCGCCGGTCGAGCTCGGCCGCATGACCAAGGCCCAGGCGTGCGAGCGGGCGCTGTCGCTGCTGGAGCGCGTCGGGCTGTCGGAGAAGGCGGACGCCAAGCCCGCATCGCTCTCCGGCGGCCAGAAGCAGCGGGTCGCCATCGCCCGTGCGCTCGCGATGGACCCCGAGATCATGCTGTTCGACGAGGCCACCAGCGCGCTCGACCCGGAGATGGTCGGCGAGGTGCTGCAGGTGATCCGCGACCTCGCCGAGGGCGGCATGACCATGGTGCTCGTGACGCACGAGATGGGCTTCGCGCGCGAGGTGTCCGACCGCACGGTGTTCATGGACGGCGGGGTCGTGGTCGAGGAGGCTGCGCCGGCCGAGCTGTTCGGCTCCCCCAAGAACGAGCGCCTGCAGGACTTCCTGTCGAAGGTGCTCTGACCGTACGCATCCGCGTCGTTCCGCGAAAGGAGCGGGCTACTCGCGGACGGGTGCGGGGTGGCGACGGATGGTCGCGCTGACCAGCGCCGCGACGGCGCAGAGGCCGGCCGCGGCGAACCACGCGACCGTGTACTGACCGGTGTGGTCGCGCACGAGCCCCGCGAGGATCGAGGCGATGCCCGCACCGATCTGATGGGCGGCGAACACCCAGCCGAACACCAGCGGGCCGCGGTCGCCGAACACCTCGCGGCACAGCGCGATCGTCGGCGGCACCGTGGCGACCCAGTCGAGGCCGTAGATCACGATGAACACGATGATGCTGGGCTGCACCTCGGCCGACAGCAGGCTGGGCAGGAACAGCAGGCTCACCCCGCGCAGGGCGTAGTACGCGGCGAGCAGGATGCGCGGGTTGACGCGGTCGGTCAGCCAGCCGGAGAACACGGTGCCCGCGATGTCGAAGATCCCGACCACGGCCAGGAGTCCGGCGGCGGTCGTGGTCGGCATGCCGTGGTCGTGCGCGCTGGGGATGAAGTGCGTGCCGATCAGGCCGTTGGTGGTCGCGCCGCAGATCGCGAAGCCGATCGCGAGGGCCCAGAACGTCTTGGTGCGGGCGGCCTCGCGGAGCGTGCGGAGGGCGAGGGCGGCGGCACCCCAGGCGTTGCCTCGGGGCAGGGGTGCCGGTGGGGAGGCGGGCGCGGGCTCGCCGTACCGTCCGACGCCGAGGTCGCTCGGGCGGTTGCGCACGAAGATCCACACCAGGGGCGCGACCGCGAGCGCGCCGCCCGCGATGATGAACGACGCCCCTCGCCAGCCGATGTCCTCCGCCGCGGCCGCGATGACCGGCAGGAAGATCAGCTGTCCGGTGGCGCTGCCCGCGGTGAGCACGCCGGACACGAGACCGCGGCGCGTCGCGAACCAGGTGTCGGTGATGGTCGCAGCGAACACGAGCGCCATCGACCCGGTGCCGAGTCCGATCAGCACGCCCCACGTGAGGATGAGCTGCGCGGGGGTGGCGACGAGCACGCTCAGGGCGGCGCCCGCACCGATCACGAACAGGGCGGTGACGGTGACCGCGCGGATGCCGAAGCGTTGCATGAGCGCGGCCGCGAAGGGGGCGATCAGCCCGTACAGCAGCAGGTTGACGGAGACCGCGAGCGACAGCTCGGCCGTCGTCCAGCCGAACTCCTCCTCCAGCGGCACCATGAGCACGCCCGGCGCCGCCCGGAACCCCGCGGCGCCGATCAGGGCGATGAGGGCGACGAGCGCGACCGTCCAGGCGGGGTGGAGGCGGCGACGGCGTGCAGGTGGGTCCTGTACGGGCTCGTCGACGGACTCGGCGGTCATGCGTTCGCCCCGGTGTGCAGCGCGAACGGCTGGCCGCCCATGCTGCGCCGGGCCCACCGGGTGCTGTGCGCGTCGAGCGGGGCGCCGCAGTGCGCGCACCAGTCCACGGAGACGGCGGTGTCACCGCAGCGCGCGCACGAGACCTCGAGCCCCCAGGGGCCGTCCGGATCGGTCGTGCGGCTGAAGCGGGCGTACGCGTGGAGGATCGGCAGCGTCGCGAGTCCGGCGTCGGTCA of the Microbacterium sufflavum genome contains:
- a CDS encoding winged helix-turn-helix transcriptional regulator — protein: MPLRSDWSSATCPIARSADVLADPWVLLLLRELFSGRTRFDELRAATGAADSVLSRRLTAMHDAGLLTREDPSEARSGYRLTDAGLATLPILHAYARFSRTTDPDGPWGLEVSCARCGDTAVSVDWCAHCGAPLDAHSTRWARRSMGGQPFALHTGANA
- a CDS encoding MFS transporter, with the translated sequence MTAESVDEPVQDPPARRRRLHPAWTVALVALIALIGAAGFRAAPGVLMVPLEEEFGWTTAELSLAVSVNLLLYGLIAPFAAALMQRFGIRAVTVTALFVIGAGAALSVLVATPAQLILTWGVLIGLGTGSMALVFAATITDTWFATRRGLVSGVLTAGSATGQLIFLPVIAAAAEDIGWRGASFIIAGGALAVAPLVWIFVRNRPSDLGVGRYGEPAPASPPAPLPRGNAWGAAALALRTLREAARTKTFWALAIGFAICGATTNGLIGTHFIPSAHDHGMPTTTAAGLLAVVGIFDIAGTVFSGWLTDRVNPRILLAAYYALRGVSLLFLPSLLSAEVQPSIIVFIVIYGLDWVATVPPTIALCREVFGDRGPLVFGWVFAAHQIGAGIASILAGLVRDHTGQYTVAWFAAAGLCAVAALVSATIRRHPAPVRE
- a CDS encoding amino acid ABC transporter ATP-binding protein; the encoded protein is MSKIDVRNLHKSFGDNEVLKGIDLTVDDGEVVAVIGPSGSGKSTLLRCLNKLEEPTSGHVVIDGVDLTDKSVKLDEVRQRIGMVFQHFNLFPHMTVLENITLAPVELGRMTKAQACERALSLLERVGLSEKADAKPASLSGGQKQRVAIARALAMDPEIMLFDEATSALDPEMVGEVLQVIRDLAEGGMTMVLVTHEMGFAREVSDRTVFMDGGVVVEEAAPAELFGSPKNERLQDFLSKVL
- a CDS encoding ABC transporter ATP-binding protein, producing the protein MAQIELVGVEKSYGRPRRGHEARKAVSDLSYVIEDGHFVSLLGPSGCGKTTTLDMIAGLEDISGGEILIDGRRVDDLDPDKRDLAFVFQDYALYPHMSVYENIAFGLRMRKVAKDEIDRRVRDAARRLDIAHVLDVKPKSLSGGQRQRVALARAIARRPAVFLFDEPLSNLDALLRDQTRSELKVLHRELGATSVYVTHDQEEAMTLSDRIAVMSRGRLEQYGSPYEVYHEPATEFVASFVGKPRMNLFTAKRGERGRHVLPGTAFGVESGALPEEIRVGLRPEECDLRRPLAGEQPHGTVVAVEPLGNVSDVHLTMGDVEFLVRVPGFGSYGVGDAVVVDLTRARLHCFDPETGRRLAVS
- a CDS encoding amino acid ABC transporter substrate-binding protein/permease, with protein sequence MSRNPSSTARRLRRFARTATASALAALVAAGALLAGAAPAAAEGETYVIGTDTTFAPFEFTDANGELVGIDMDLLRAIAKDQGFEVEIRQLGFDAAVQALQSNQVDAVMAGMSITEERQQTFDFSDPYFTSGVQLGVLESSDIESLDDLDGKAVAVKTGTQGQTFAEENQEKYGFRITPYQDTTDMVDAVKAGQAVGYFEDFPVLAYGIQQGSGFRLIGDPELGGEYGFAVNKGQNAELLKMFNAGLANLQDSGEYDEIVDTYLASGEGEPSAQPTDIISVAVKYWPALMQGLWLTILATIVAVVAAFILGIIFGFGRISKFAPFRWVATAYVYVFRGTPILIQAFFVFFAIPQLIPDLKFDPFVAGAITLSLNTGAYMTEIIRGGIQAVDPGQAEASRSLGLSHWKTMRKVVLPQAFRIMIPSFVNQGIITLKDTSLISVIGLAELTFVSRQIIASTYLSAQVLTIVAIIYFVVITLLTLLANRLERTLNA